A genome region from Thermoanaerobacterium xylanolyticum LX-11 includes the following:
- a CDS encoding carbohydrate ABC transporter permease yields MVNVKNVSTMKKRKSLLTRQQNKYGWIFTSFSIILFAAFLFYPIVYSLYLSTTSTKGVVGKFVGLGNYLRLFHDDMFLMALKNTFEFLIFQVPIMLLLALILAAILNDKKVKFRGIFRTGIFLPSVTSLVAYATLFKMMFNTDGFINDGLMHLGIISKPIPWLMDPFWAKVMIIIAMTWRWTGYNMVFYLSGLQNISDDIYEAAEIDGASKIRQFFSITIPLLKPIIVFTTIMSTIGTLQLFDEPMNLSAGGVTASSVGPGNSLLTLSVYIYNLAFKYMPNFGYAATVSYSIVIMAGILTVIQFKLAGDKD; encoded by the coding sequence ATGGTTAACGTCAAAAATGTTTCAACAATGAAAAAAAGAAAAAGTTTATTAACAAGACAGCAAAATAAGTATGGATGGATATTTACATCTTTTTCGATAATACTTTTTGCTGCTTTTCTTTTCTATCCTATTGTATATTCGCTTTATTTATCTACAACATCGACAAAAGGTGTGGTTGGTAAATTTGTTGGATTGGGTAATTATTTAAGACTATTTCATGATGATATGTTTTTGATGGCATTAAAAAATACGTTTGAATTTCTTATCTTTCAAGTGCCTATAATGTTATTGTTAGCATTAATACTTGCAGCAATATTAAATGATAAAAAAGTGAAATTTAGAGGAATTTTTAGAACAGGAATATTTTTACCAAGTGTTACTTCGCTTGTTGCCTATGCGACATTATTTAAAATGATGTTCAATACGGATGGCTTTATAAACGATGGATTAATGCATTTAGGAATAATTTCTAAGCCAATACCTTGGCTTATGGATCCATTTTGGGCTAAGGTAATGATAATAATTGCTATGACTTGGCGATGGACTGGTTATAATATGGTATTTTATTTATCGGGGTTACAAAATATTTCAGATGATATTTATGAGGCAGCAGAAATTGATGGAGCAAGTAAGATTAGACAATTTTTTTCAATAACAATACCACTTCTTAAACCAATAATAGTTTTTACAACTATAATGTCGACAATTGGTACTTTACAATTATTTGATGAACCTATGAATTTGTCAGCAGGTGGTGTAACAGCTTCTTCAGTTGGTCCAGGAAATTCTTTGTTGACATTGTCTGTGTATATATATAATTTGGCATTTAAATATATGCCTAATTTTGGATATGCAGCCACTGTTTCATATTCAATTGTAATTATGGCTGGTATATTAACTGTAATTCAATTTAAATTGGCAGGTGATAAAGATTGA
- the gndA gene encoding NADP-dependent phosphogluconate dehydrogenase encodes MNNIGLIGLAVMGQNLALNIARKGYSLSGYNRSHETTEKFIKEKVKDEKIYPYYDIKSFVESLEKPRKIILMVKAGKPVDDVIHELLPYLDEGDLIIDGGNSYFKDTDRRIKELKDKGIHYLGMGVSGGEFGALNGPSLMPGGTKEAYEMVKELLLKIAAKTDSGECCTYVGNDSAGHFVKMVHNGIEYAIMQSISEVYDVMRKVLKLTSEEIGEIFEKWNNGELNSFLMEISYKIMKHKDDKTGKPLVELILDEAEQKGTGKWTAETSLDLGIPTPSLNLAVVGRTLSFFKDDRVKLSKMVSRNYPQNALNKDEVVEDLKNALLFSVFSSFSQGMWLISEASKVYGYGIDLKEVLRIWKGGCIIRARLLDFLMEIITEDNANLLLSPKSVKFLEEKIDAVKKVTKLAKDNYIPMLTVNASLDYFYSMSEENLPANLIQGQRDFFGAHTYKRIDMDGIFHTEWQQD; translated from the coding sequence ATGAACAATATTGGATTGATAGGCCTTGCAGTAATGGGACAAAACTTGGCTTTAAATATAGCCAGAAAAGGCTACAGCCTTTCTGGTTACAATAGATCACATGAGACGACTGAGAAATTCATTAAAGAAAAAGTGAAAGATGAAAAGATCTATCCGTACTATGACATAAAGTCATTCGTTGAGTCTTTGGAAAAACCCAGGAAGATAATACTCATGGTGAAGGCGGGAAAGCCAGTAGATGACGTTATTCACGAGCTTTTGCCATATCTTGATGAAGGCGACCTCATAATAGACGGAGGAAATTCGTACTTTAAAGACACTGACAGAAGAATAAAAGAGCTTAAGGACAAAGGGATACATTACTTAGGCATGGGTGTATCTGGCGGAGAATTTGGCGCATTAAACGGACCGTCACTTATGCCTGGCGGAACAAAAGAGGCTTACGAAATGGTAAAGGAGTTGCTTCTTAAGATAGCAGCAAAGACTGATTCTGGAGAATGCTGCACATATGTTGGAAATGATTCTGCAGGGCACTTCGTAAAGATGGTGCACAACGGAATAGAATACGCTATAATGCAGTCAATATCAGAAGTGTACGACGTAATGAGAAAAGTCTTGAAACTCACCAGTGAGGAAATCGGAGAGATTTTTGAGAAGTGGAATAACGGAGAGCTTAATTCATTCTTAATGGAAATATCTTACAAGATAATGAAACACAAAGACGACAAGACAGGTAAACCTTTGGTAGAGCTCATACTTGATGAAGCAGAGCAAAAGGGCACAGGCAAGTGGACCGCAGAGACGTCTCTTGATTTAGGTATTCCTACGCCATCTTTAAATCTTGCTGTTGTCGGCAGAACTCTTTCCTTCTTTAAAGATGACAGGGTAAAGCTTTCGAAAATGGTAAGCAGAAACTATCCTCAAAATGCCTTAAATAAAGATGAAGTCGTAGAAGATTTGAAAAATGCACTGCTGTTCTCGGTATTTTCATCATTTTCGCAAGGCATGTGGCTTATATCAGAGGCATCAAAAGTCTATGGCTACGGCATAGATTTAAAAGAAGTTTTGAGAATCTGGAAAGGTGGTTGCATCATAAGGGCAAGGCTTCTGGACTTTTTGATGGAGATAATAACAGAAGACAATGCCAACTTGCTTCTTAGCCCGAAATCCGTAAAATTCTTGGAAGAAAAAATAGATGCAGTTAAGAAGGTGACAAAGCTTGCTAAAGACAATTACATCCCTATGCTTACAGTAAATGCTTCTCTTGATTATTTCTACAGCATGTCAGAAGAAAACCTTCCTGCTAATTTGATACAAGGGCAGAGGGATTTCTTTGGTGCACACACTTACAAGAGGATTGACATGGATGGAATATTCCACACCGAGTGGCAGCAGGATTAA
- the kduI gene encoding 5-dehydro-4-deoxy-D-glucuronate isomerase has translation MEIRYASHYEDVKHYDTSELRRHFLIENLFETGKINMIYSHVDRIIVAGVVPINEVLRLETSKELGTNYFLERREMGIINIGGTGIVNLDGEKYELKNSDGLYVGMGVKEVSFESVDISKPAKFYINSATAHKSYPTVKIGLNDANKVKAGTDEECNKRTINQYIHPAVCQSCQLVMGMTILEPGSIWNTIPCHTHDRRMEVYLYFNMDEDNVVFHFMGTPNETRHIVVKNEQAVISPSWSIHSGVGTKNYTFIWGMVGENQAFTDMDTIPTKDLR, from the coding sequence ATGGAGATAAGGTATGCGAGTCATTATGAAGACGTTAAGCACTATGATACATCTGAATTGAGAAGACATTTTTTAATCGAAAATCTATTCGAGACAGGTAAGATTAATATGATCTACAGCCATGTAGATAGGATAATCGTGGCAGGTGTTGTACCGATAAATGAGGTGCTTCGCCTTGAGACAAGCAAAGAATTAGGGACAAATTATTTTTTGGAGAGGAGAGAGATGGGCATAATTAATATAGGCGGAACGGGCATCGTGAATTTAGATGGCGAAAAGTATGAGCTAAAAAATAGCGATGGATTGTACGTCGGCATGGGGGTAAAGGAAGTAAGCTTCGAAAGTGTAGATATTTCAAAACCTGCGAAGTTCTACATCAATAGCGCTACAGCTCATAAAAGCTATCCTACGGTCAAAATAGGTTTAAACGATGCAAATAAAGTAAAAGCAGGCACTGATGAGGAGTGCAATAAGAGGACTATAAATCAGTATATCCACCCTGCGGTATGCCAAAGCTGTCAATTAGTGATGGGCATGACCATATTAGAACCTGGTAGTATATGGAATACAATACCGTGCCATACCCATGACAGGAGGATGGAAGTCTATCTTTATTTCAATATGGACGAAGATAATGTTGTATTTCACTTTATGGGTACACCAAATGAGACAAGGCATATTGTCGTTAAAAATGAGCAAGCGGTCATATCACCAAGCTGGTCGATTCACTCGGGCGTAGGTACAAAGAATTACACATTTATATGGGGAATGGTAGGCGAGAATCAGGCATTCACAGATATGGATACTATACCTACAAAAGATCTAAGATGA
- a CDS encoding mannitol dehydrogenase family protein codes for MKLRRTELKDIKKWEDAGIKLPEFDVEKVIDVTSKRPTWIHFGAGNIFRGFIAMLMQTLLNKGLIDTGIIAVESYDFEVSEKIYKPYDNLGLRVIMNADGTLEKEVVGSIADIVMADPSNEGQWVKLKGIFKNPSLQIVSMTITEKGYNLRDFSGNFIKEVTEDIEDGPEKPKNVVSKLTSLVYSRYKDGEHPLALVSLDNFSGNGDRLKSAVMTIAEEWAKKSYVEDGFLKYLSDPSKVSFPLSMIDKIVPRPHEIVKKSLEDSGLEDMDIITTSKNTVIAPFVNAERAQYLVIEDKFPNGRMKLEEAGVILTDKETVEKVERMKVTTCLNPLHTALAIYGCLLNYKTIADEMKDSCLKKLVEKVGYVEGMPVVIDPKVLNPEEFIKEVIEVRLPNPYMPDTPQRIATDTSQKMGIRFGETIKSYMQRSDLDVKSLKYIPLVIAGWCRYLMGIDDNGNEMALSPDPLLNDLKSHVSNIKFGDVESVKNNLRPILSNKQIFGLDLYEAGIGEMIESYFKELISDTGAVRNTLKKYLEC; via the coding sequence ATGAAATTAAGAAGGACTGAACTAAAGGATATAAAAAAATGGGAAGATGCAGGCATAAAGCTTCCGGAGTTTGACGTAGAAAAAGTAATTGATGTCACATCTAAAAGGCCTACATGGATTCACTTTGGCGCAGGCAACATATTCAGAGGGTTCATAGCAATGCTTATGCAAACCCTCTTGAATAAAGGTCTTATAGACACAGGAATAATTGCAGTCGAATCTTACGATTTTGAAGTCTCTGAGAAGATATATAAGCCTTACGACAATTTGGGTCTGAGAGTCATCATGAATGCCGATGGTACATTAGAAAAAGAAGTCGTAGGAAGCATTGCCGATATTGTAATGGCAGATCCATCAAACGAAGGTCAATGGGTTAAATTAAAGGGTATTTTCAAAAATCCATCACTGCAGATAGTAAGCATGACAATAACAGAGAAAGGCTATAATCTTAGAGATTTCTCAGGCAATTTTATAAAAGAAGTCACAGAAGATATTGAGGATGGTCCTGAGAAGCCGAAAAACGTAGTGTCAAAGCTTACTTCTCTGGTTTATTCAAGGTACAAAGATGGTGAACATCCACTGGCACTTGTAAGCCTTGATAACTTCTCAGGAAATGGCGATAGACTTAAAAGTGCAGTTATGACTATAGCGGAAGAATGGGCGAAGAAAAGCTATGTAGAAGATGGATTCCTTAAATACTTAAGCGATCCGTCGAAAGTTTCTTTTCCTCTTAGTATGATTGATAAAATCGTCCCAAGGCCGCATGAGATAGTCAAGAAATCTCTTGAAGATAGTGGCTTAGAGGATATGGACATAATAACAACTTCGAAAAATACCGTAATTGCACCCTTTGTTAATGCGGAAAGAGCTCAATACCTTGTTATAGAAGATAAATTTCCAAATGGGCGCATGAAGTTAGAAGAAGCTGGAGTGATATTGACAGATAAAGAAACTGTTGAAAAAGTCGAAAGGATGAAAGTCACCACTTGCTTGAATCCGCTTCACACAGCATTGGCCATATACGGATGCCTTTTGAACTACAAGACGATTGCTGATGAGATGAAAGACAGTTGTCTTAAAAAGCTTGTTGAAAAAGTGGGATATGTGGAAGGTATGCCTGTTGTCATAGATCCTAAAGTGCTTAATCCAGAAGAATTCATAAAAGAAGTAATCGAAGTAAGGCTGCCAAATCCGTATATGCCTGATACGCCACAGAGAATTGCTACAGATACATCGCAAAAGATGGGTATAAGGTTTGGAGAGACGATAAAATCATATATGCAAAGAAGCGATCTTGATGTAAAAAGCTTAAAGTATATACCATTAGTCATAGCAGGATGGTGTAGGTATTTGATGGGTATTGACGATAACGGCAATGAGATGGCCTTAAGCCCAGATCCGCTTCTAAATGATTTAAAATCCCATGTGTCAAATATAAAATTTGGGGACGTAGAATCAGTTAAGAACAACCTAAGGCCTATTTTATCAAATAAACAAATATTTGGACTCGATTTGTACGAGGCAGGAATAGGCGAAATGATAGAAAGCTACTTTAAGGAACTTATATCTGATACCGGCGCAGTGAGAAATACTCTTAAAAAATACCTTGAATGCTAA
- a CDS encoding ABC transporter substrate-binding protein encodes MKKIISYVISVILIASVLLTGCGNSNNSSTSQNSTKSTSSSSSKQKITIWAWDPNFNIPVMNLAKSIYVKDHPNVQIDVVEMAKADVEQKLNTVLASGSKEGLPDIVLIEDYNAQKYLQAYPNAFADLTNKINYNDFANYKIKFMTLNNKIYGVPFDSGVTGFFYRSDILSQAGIKPEDLNNITWDQFMNIGKQVKEKTGKDMISLDPADGGAMRIMLQSAGQWYFDANGKPNLVNNEVLKEAINTYKELINSNFVKKESGWNNWVASFNNGDVASVISGVWIIGSIKAAKDQSGKWALAPIPRLNDSSSVNYSNLGGSSWYVLNDSKNKDVAIDFLKTIYDGNVDFYQQILVNQGAMGTYIPAQSGSAYSNPDPFFGGQKVFSDLSDYMKKIPSVNYGMYTYEADSAVMATMPDVYSGKLSVDEALKKAQDQLINQIGK; translated from the coding sequence ATGAAAAAAATAATTTCCTATGTTATTAGCGTGATTTTAATTGCTTCAGTTTTACTTACGGGTTGTGGAAATTCTAATAATTCGTCCACATCACAGAATTCAACTAAATCAACATCTTCGAGCTCTTCAAAGCAGAAAATTACGATATGGGCATGGGATCCAAATTTTAATATACCTGTAATGAACTTGGCTAAATCAATTTATGTAAAAGATCATCCAAATGTACAGATTGATGTTGTTGAGATGGCAAAAGCAGATGTTGAACAGAAATTAAATACTGTTTTAGCTTCAGGTTCAAAAGAAGGTTTACCGGATATTGTTTTAATTGAAGATTATAATGCTCAAAAATATTTACAAGCCTATCCAAACGCATTTGCAGATTTAACAAACAAAATCAATTATAATGATTTTGCAAATTATAAAATTAAATTTATGACATTAAATAATAAAATTTACGGTGTACCATTTGATTCAGGAGTAACAGGGTTTTTTTACAGAAGTGATATTCTCTCACAAGCAGGAATTAAACCGGAAGACCTAAATAATATTACTTGGGATCAATTTATGAATATAGGGAAGCAAGTCAAAGAAAAAACAGGTAAAGATATGATTAGTCTTGATCCTGCAGATGGTGGTGCGATGAGAATAATGCTGCAATCAGCAGGGCAGTGGTATTTTGATGCTAATGGTAAACCAAATCTGGTAAATAATGAAGTATTAAAAGAGGCAATTAATACGTATAAAGAATTAATTAATTCGAATTTTGTGAAAAAAGAAAGTGGATGGAATAATTGGGTGGCTTCATTTAACAATGGAGATGTAGCATCTGTTATTTCAGGCGTGTGGATAATTGGATCAATAAAAGCTGCAAAAGATCAATCTGGTAAATGGGCTCTTGCACCAATTCCTAGATTGAATGATAGTTCATCTGTTAATTATTCAAACCTTGGTGGTTCAAGCTGGTATGTTTTAAATGACTCAAAAAATAAAGATGTTGCAATAGACTTTTTAAAGACTATATATGATGGTAATGTTGATTTTTATCAACAAATATTAGTTAATCAGGGTGCAATGGGAACATATATACCTGCACAGAGTGGTAGTGCTTATTCAAATCCAGATCCATTCTTTGGAGGGCAAAAAGTATTTTCAGACTTGTCAGACTATATGAAAAAGATACCTTCTGTAAATTATGGTATGTATACTTATGAAGCTGATTCTGCAGTGATGGCTACAATGCCTGATGTCTATTCGGGTAAATTATCTGTTGATGAAGCGTTGAAAAAAGCCCAAGATCAATTAATTAATCAAATAGGTAAATAA
- a CDS encoding gluconokinase, translated as MDRGLALCIDIGTTNLKAGVVDKEGNVLSLYRCEIPLFKGDDGKAEHDPEVLFSTFVKAAKEASKGYEDAISLVIPSTYMFGLVPVDEDLKPLTGIMTLLDTRSKETYEELLNDIDVNEMYKRTGFAPTFHAPLFKIYWLKRKRRDIFEKSKYFLSSKDYIISKLLNKPYTEPSISSATGIMNINTLKWDSYSLSALGIDEDRLPEIVPSDVILAELPDKSKELLGLNGDVKLLPGVYDGGAVGIGIGAFDDGVGAINIGTTGMFRVAYPDAVLDKEDLMRLQTYYLSSGKWFVGAAINNAGIILRWLRDNIFNMSYDELTKEALNADTSNLFFLPYITGERDKEIGNIASGVYFGLKNSHTKGHLIKAGLEGVAYSLRMLFEAVKDNNINIKEIRAGGGGTNSELWMEIFSSVLGLPIKVSNVEEPELLGSALLGFCALGVYKDVLEATYKMVKIKKVFMPQEEKVQQYEKGFQFFKLMTRDLKNLFEVHNKL; from the coding sequence ATGGATAGGGGATTAGCTCTTTGTATAGATATAGGCACAACAAACCTTAAAGCAGGTGTTGTAGACAAGGAAGGAAATGTATTAAGCCTTTATAGGTGCGAGATACCGCTTTTTAAAGGGGACGACGGGAAAGCGGAACACGATCCTGAAGTCTTGTTTTCTACATTTGTGAAGGCGGCTAAAGAAGCGTCAAAAGGTTACGAAGATGCGATTTCACTTGTTATACCGTCAACATACATGTTTGGTCTTGTACCTGTCGATGAGGATTTAAAACCATTGACGGGGATAATGACGCTTCTTGATACGAGGTCGAAAGAAACTTACGAAGAATTGCTAAACGATATTGACGTAAATGAGATGTACAAAAGGACTGGATTTGCTCCTACGTTTCATGCGCCGCTTTTTAAGATATATTGGCTTAAGAGAAAGAGGAGAGATATTTTTGAAAAATCAAAATACTTTTTAAGCTCAAAAGACTACATCATATCAAAGCTTTTAAATAAGCCGTATACAGAGCCCAGCATATCATCTGCCACAGGAATAATGAATATAAATACCCTTAAATGGGATAGTTACTCACTTAGTGCTTTAGGTATAGACGAGGATAGGCTTCCTGAGATTGTGCCTTCAGATGTGATTTTAGCTGAACTTCCCGACAAATCGAAAGAGCTTTTGGGGTTGAATGGTGATGTAAAACTGCTGCCTGGCGTGTACGATGGTGGTGCCGTAGGAATAGGTATTGGAGCATTCGATGATGGAGTTGGTGCAATAAATATAGGCACCACAGGAATGTTTAGAGTTGCGTATCCTGATGCAGTCCTTGACAAGGAGGATTTAATGAGGCTTCAGACATACTACCTTTCATCAGGAAAGTGGTTTGTAGGAGCAGCTATAAACAATGCAGGCATAATTTTAAGATGGCTTAGGGACAATATCTTTAACATGAGTTATGATGAATTAACAAAGGAAGCATTAAATGCTGACACTTCCAATCTGTTTTTCCTGCCTTATATCACAGGAGAGAGGGACAAAGAGATTGGCAACATTGCTTCTGGCGTCTATTTTGGATTGAAAAACAGTCACACAAAAGGGCATTTGATAAAGGCGGGTTTAGAAGGCGTTGCATATTCATTGAGAATGCTTTTTGAGGCTGTAAAAGACAATAATATAAATATAAAAGAAATAAGAGCTGGAGGTGGTGGCACAAACTCTGAGCTTTGGATGGAAATTTTCTCGTCTGTATTGGGACTGCCTATAAAGGTGTCAAATGTGGAAGAACCTGAGCTTTTAGGTTCGGCTTTGTTAGGATTTTGTGCATTAGGAGTCTACAAAGATGTATTAGAGGCAACTTATAAGATGGTGAAGATTAAGAAAGTTTTCATGCCTCAAGAGGAAAAGGTCCAGCAGTACGAAAAGGGATTTCAATTCTTTAAACTTATGACAAGGGATCTCAAAAACTTGTTTGAGGTTCACAACAAACTATAA
- a CDS encoding carbohydrate ABC transporter permease, translating into MKISKYLSKIIVYVFLIVAFIASIFPFYWMIVGMTNTAADVIKGRMLFGNQLINNFKTLFTSYNLGHVFLNSVKVSTLTVIGTLIISSMAAYGFEIYYSKKREIIYSLILITMMIPFAALMIPLFRLIVQLGLLDTHFGLIITSIASAFIIFFFRQSFKAISKETIEAARVDGAGEFTIFFRIIIPTMKSTYAAAAIYSFMTSWNSYLWPLIILQTDKQKTMTLLISNMASAYFPDYGAVMAAIVVATLPMIIIFFALQRYFVQGLTGAVKQ; encoded by the coding sequence TTGAAAATTAGTAAATACTTAAGTAAAATTATTGTTTATGTTTTTTTGATAGTTGCATTTATAGCTTCAATATTTCCTTTTTATTGGATGATTGTGGGTATGACTAATACGGCTGCTGATGTAATAAAAGGTAGAATGTTATTTGGCAATCAATTAATTAATAATTTTAAGACACTTTTTACATCGTATAATTTAGGACATGTATTTCTAAATTCTGTAAAAGTATCTACATTAACAGTAATAGGTACATTGATTATATCATCAATGGCTGCATATGGGTTTGAAATATATTATTCTAAAAAACGGGAAATAATTTATAGTTTGATACTTATAACTATGATGATTCCATTTGCGGCACTCATGATACCGCTGTTTAGATTAATTGTTCAACTTGGTTTACTTGATACACATTTTGGTTTAATAATTACTTCAATAGCATCTGCTTTCATTATATTCTTTTTTAGGCAAAGTTTTAAAGCGATATCGAAAGAAACTATTGAAGCGGCAAGAGTCGATGGTGCAGGCGAGTTTACAATCTTCTTTAGAATAATTATTCCAACAATGAAATCTACATATGCAGCAGCTGCTATATATTCGTTTATGACAAGTTGGAATTCATATTTGTGGCCACTTATTATATTACAAACTGATAAACAAAAGACGATGACCTTATTAATATCTAATATGGCATCTGCATATTTTCCGGATTATGGAGCTGTAATGGCGGCTATTGTTGTAGCTACTTTACCCATGATAATTATATTCTTTGCACTTCAGAGATATTTTGTACAAGGTTTAACAGGTGCAGTAAAGCAGTAG
- a CDS encoding DUF2281 domain-containing protein, producing the protein MDNTLKKKVLDIIEELPEDKIAEVIDFIEFLKLKDEAEDDEILNDKELMESIERGLKDIENGNVYDFEDVFKGV; encoded by the coding sequence ATGGATAATACTTTGAAGAAGAAGGTATTGGACATTATTGAAGAGTTACCTGAAGATAAGATCGCAGAAGTAATTGATTTTATTGAATTTTTAAAATTAAAAGATGAAGCAGAAGATGATGAAATACTTAATGATAAAGAATTGATGGAATCTATAGAAAGAGGATTAAAAGATATAGAAAACGGCAATGTGTATGACTTTGAGGACGTGTTCAAAGGTGTATAA
- the kduD gene encoding 2-dehydro-3-deoxy-D-gluconate 5-dehydrogenase KduD: MYSINDFSMDFFRLDGKVAIVTGGNTGLGQGYAVALAKAGADLFIVTHNDRFDETRDLIEKEGRKVEFFQTDLSIRENINAVVDKCLEFYGKIDILVNNAGTIKRSPLLDYKDEDWKAVLDINLNAVYYLSHEVAKVMVKQGGGKIINIASMLSFQGGKFVPAYTASKHGVVGITRAFANELADKNIQVNAIAPGYIETNNTAPIRADASRNAEILSRIPAGRWGHPFDVMGALVFLASKASDYVNGHVLAVDGGWLVR, from the coding sequence ATGTACAGCATTAATGACTTTTCAATGGACTTTTTCAGATTAGATGGAAAAGTAGCAATCGTAACGGGTGGCAATACAGGATTAGGACAAGGGTATGCGGTGGCATTGGCGAAAGCCGGTGCTGACTTATTCATAGTTACCCATAATGACCGCTTTGATGAAACGAGAGATCTTATCGAAAAAGAAGGGAGAAAGGTAGAATTCTTTCAGACAGATTTATCGATCAGAGAGAATATAAATGCAGTTGTAGACAAATGTCTTGAGTTTTATGGTAAGATAGACATACTTGTAAACAATGCAGGTACAATAAAAAGGTCTCCTCTACTTGATTATAAAGACGAAGACTGGAAAGCAGTTCTCGACATAAATTTGAATGCAGTGTATTATTTAAGCCATGAAGTAGCGAAGGTAATGGTTAAACAAGGTGGCGGGAAAATCATAAACATAGCTTCGATGCTTTCGTTTCAAGGCGGAAAATTTGTGCCGGCATATACGGCATCAAAGCACGGGGTTGTAGGAATTACAAGGGCTTTTGCAAATGAATTGGCAGACAAAAACATACAGGTAAATGCAATAGCCCCAGGATATATTGAAACCAACAATACTGCTCCAATAAGAGCTGATGCAAGCAGAAATGCCGAGATACTTTCGAGAATACCTGCAGGGAGATGGGGACATCCGTTTGATGTGATGGGAGCATTAGTGTTTTTGGCAAGCAAAGCTTCAGACTATGTAAACGGACACGTATTGGCTGTCGATGGAGGCTGGCTTGTAAGATGA
- a CDS encoding LacI family DNA-binding transcriptional regulator has product MVNIRDVAKYCGVSAMTVSRALNNSGQISKETKERILKACEELGYRPNFAARSLVTKKTNMIGLIIPDITNQYYSQVSKGVSSYLSLHGYGLLLCNSDRKKEEEKRYLNFLSEGRVDGIIIFPVKPKKEDYEGILKEIPLVMADNYVDGLNANFVGNDNYHGASEIIRHMVKQGFKKIGVILGPTSSSASNERLRAYKDVLAENNIEYLSDIVLESDATFDDGFNLAKVLIEKGVDSIFAINDTVALGVIKYCYLNNINIPYDIGIAGYDNIQQSSMLPVPLTTVDQNGSRMGKVVAETMLNLLTGGAIISKKIILKPQLVIRKSLRES; this is encoded by the coding sequence TTGGTTAACATAAGAGATGTGGCAAAATACTGTGGAGTCTCAGCCATGACTGTATCGAGAGCATTGAATAACAGCGGCCAAATATCAAAAGAGACGAAAGAAAGAATATTGAAAGCTTGTGAAGAATTAGGATACAGGCCTAATTTTGCTGCCAGAAGCCTCGTCACAAAGAAAACTAACATGATAGGACTCATTATACCTGATATAACAAATCAATATTATTCACAAGTAAGCAAAGGTGTCAGCTCATATCTAAGTCTTCATGGCTATGGGCTTTTGCTTTGCAATAGCGACAGAAAAAAAGAAGAAGAAAAAAGGTATCTTAACTTTTTATCAGAAGGCAGAGTTGACGGCATAATTATTTTTCCTGTAAAGCCAAAGAAAGAGGATTATGAAGGAATTTTAAAGGAAATACCGCTTGTTATGGCAGATAATTATGTGGATGGGCTTAATGCAAACTTTGTCGGCAATGATAACTATCATGGAGCATCAGAGATAATACGACACATGGTAAAACAAGGATTCAAAAAGATTGGGGTTATACTTGGACCAACAAGCTCCAGTGCTTCAAATGAAAGATTGAGAGCATACAAAGATGTGCTGGCAGAAAATAACATAGAATACCTAAGTGACATTGTATTAGAAAGCGATGCCACATTTGATGATGGATTTAACTTGGCAAAAGTTCTAATTGAAAAAGGTGTTGACAGTATATTTGCCATAAATGATACTGTGGCATTAGGAGTAATAAAGTACTGCTATTTAAACAACATTAATATACCTTATGATATAGGTATTGCAGGATATGACAATATTCAGCAATCGTCCATGTTACCTGTCCCATTGACTACGGTGGATCAAAACGGAAGCCGAATGGGAAAAGTAGTCGCAGAAACGATGTTGAATCTATTAACAGGTGGCGCGATAATTTCGAAGAAAATAATTCTCAAACCACAGCTTGTGATAAGAAAATCTTTAAGGGAAAGTTGA